A section of the Ictalurus punctatus breed USDA103 chromosome 8, Coco_2.0, whole genome shotgun sequence genome encodes:
- the LOC108269090 gene encoding centrosomal protein of 41 kDa isoform X1 → MSLKQSIGDAKYMNKRIPQNPKYQHVKSRLDTGFSLSKHMERLEELKKNYRYKKGEIFKRLKVTTFAQLVLQVASVSDLNESIMDDVPRLEDVVSESGEGDHHSDQTDGTPRLQPVTPADANDPSDTAFSPRSTLQSVINGVGDLDLDKDRTSGVNRTPPSRPCAAETPYPDCPYLLLDVRDRDLYHQCHVISAHNYPIATLSRTMNPYTKEVLNYRNVQGKIIILYDEDERMASQAATTMCERGFENLFMLSGGLKVIAQKFPEGMTTGSFPVTCLPSPKGPSGRKQATLRQTPRPAQNKWRFTSEDLHNIQNYLDEVLIPSETSSRLSSRMSISSANSNVSSAWSSRLSSGSARSQSSRPWK, encoded by the exons ATGTCGTTGAAGCAGAGTATCGGCGACGCAAAG tacaTGAACAAGAGAATTCCCCAGAACCCCAAATATCAACATGTAAAATCCAGACTAGATACAG GTTTCAGCCTGTCAAAGCACATGGAAAGGCTGGAGGAGCTCAAGAAAA ATTACAGATATAAAAAAGGCGAGATTTTTAAGAGGCTCAAAGTGACGACGTTTGCTCAGCTG gTGCTACAAGTGGCTTCAGTGTCCGACCTGAACGAGAGCATCATGGACGACGTGCCTAGACTTGAAG ATGTTGTTTCAGAGTCGGGAGAAGGAGACCATCATTCAGACCAGACAGACGGTACGCCCCGCCTTCAACCCGTCACACCTGCTGACGCCAACGATCCGAGCGACACCGCGTTTTCCCCCAGATCCACGCTTCAGAG CGTGATCAATGGTGTAGGAGACTTGGATCTGGACAAGGACAGGACGAGCGGCGTGAACCGGACTCCACCGAGTAGGCCGTGTGCTGCAGAGACTCCATACCCAGACTGCCCTTACCTGCTGCTGGACGTGCGGGACAGAGACCTGTACCATCAGTGCCACGTCATCAGCG CACACAATTATCCCATTGCAACTCTCTCCAGGACGATGAATCCTTACACCAAAGAAGTTCTCAATTAT AGAAATGTTCAGGGAAAGATCATCATCTTGTACGACGAGGACGAGAGGATGGCGAGCCAGGCGGCCACCACCATGTGCGAGAGAGGCTTCGAGAATCTCTTCATGCTCTCTGGAG GTTTGAAGGTGATAGCACAGAAGTTTCCGGAAGGAATGACCACCGGCTCTTTTCCCGTCACCTGTCTTCCTTCACCGAAGGGACCCTCGGGTCGGAAACAGGCCACGCTCCGCCAGACACCGCGGCCAGCCCAAAACAAATGGCGTTTCACCTCTGAAGACCTCCACAACATCCAGAACTATCTGGACGAGGTGCTGATACCCAGTGAGACCAGCA GTCGTCTGAGCAGCAGGATGTCCATCAGCAGTGCTAACTCTAATGTATCCAGTGCATGGAGCAGTCGACTCAGCTCGGGGAGTGCCAGGTCACAGAGCAGTCGGCCCTGGAAATAA
- the LOC108269090 gene encoding centrosomal protein of 41 kDa isoform X2, with translation METGIRGFNLCDMLSDEDDVKNDDGQDPDYRYKKGEIFKRLKVTTFAQLVLQVASVSDLNESIMDDVPRLEDVVSESGEGDHHSDQTDGTPRLQPVTPADANDPSDTAFSPRSTLQSVINGVGDLDLDKDRTSGVNRTPPSRPCAAETPYPDCPYLLLDVRDRDLYHQCHVISAHNYPIATLSRTMNPYTKEVLNYRNVQGKIIILYDEDERMASQAATTMCERGFENLFMLSGGLKVIAQKFPEGMTTGSFPVTCLPSPKGPSGRKQATLRQTPRPAQNKWRFTSEDLHNIQNYLDEVLIPSETSSRLSSRMSISSANSNVSSAWSSRLSSGSARSQSSRPWK, from the exons ATGGAGACGGGGATCAGAGGGTTTAATCTGTGCGACATGCTGAGCGATGAGGATGATGTGAAAAATGATGATGGTCAGGATCCAG ATTACAGATATAAAAAAGGCGAGATTTTTAAGAGGCTCAAAGTGACGACGTTTGCTCAGCTG gTGCTACAAGTGGCTTCAGTGTCCGACCTGAACGAGAGCATCATGGACGACGTGCCTAGACTTGAAG ATGTTGTTTCAGAGTCGGGAGAAGGAGACCATCATTCAGACCAGACAGACGGTACGCCCCGCCTTCAACCCGTCACACCTGCTGACGCCAACGATCCGAGCGACACCGCGTTTTCCCCCAGATCCACGCTTCAGAG CGTGATCAATGGTGTAGGAGACTTGGATCTGGACAAGGACAGGACGAGCGGCGTGAACCGGACTCCACCGAGTAGGCCGTGTGCTGCAGAGACTCCATACCCAGACTGCCCTTACCTGCTGCTGGACGTGCGGGACAGAGACCTGTACCATCAGTGCCACGTCATCAGCG CACACAATTATCCCATTGCAACTCTCTCCAGGACGATGAATCCTTACACCAAAGAAGTTCTCAATTAT AGAAATGTTCAGGGAAAGATCATCATCTTGTACGACGAGGACGAGAGGATGGCGAGCCAGGCGGCCACCACCATGTGCGAGAGAGGCTTCGAGAATCTCTTCATGCTCTCTGGAG GTTTGAAGGTGATAGCACAGAAGTTTCCGGAAGGAATGACCACCGGCTCTTTTCCCGTCACCTGTCTTCCTTCACCGAAGGGACCCTCGGGTCGGAAACAGGCCACGCTCCGCCAGACACCGCGGCCAGCCCAAAACAAATGGCGTTTCACCTCTGAAGACCTCCACAACATCCAGAACTATCTGGACGAGGTGCTGATACCCAGTGAGACCAGCA GTCGTCTGAGCAGCAGGATGTCCATCAGCAGTGCTAACTCTAATGTATCCAGTGCATGGAGCAGTCGACTCAGCTCGGGGAGTGCCAGGTCACAGAGCAGTCGGCCCTGGAAATAA